A genomic stretch from Salarias fasciatus chromosome 10, fSalaFa1.1, whole genome shotgun sequence includes:
- the zfpl1 gene encoding zinc finger protein-like 1 — MGLCKCPKRKVTNLFCFEHRVNVCEHCLVSNHNKCIVQSYLQWLQDSDYNPNCALCNNSLTSQDTVRLVCYDVFHWSCLNDLASRLPLHTAPAGYQCPTCQGPVFPPSNMASPVADVLKEQLSSVNWARAGLGLPLIEEPIGVLEETTANDVSDYRDWSAFDAQEQSNIYPSHSYNSSLSAPPSSAPPATQENFSGNHKNGDPNISEHSVVNFTTATTCDTITIHTASSPRKIYDTRDVVHSSVTQIDFDDDKYRRRPALSWFAQILKNRSGGKRSALSWKQRVFMLLLVGVLGFFTLIIIMAKLGRASAGSDPNLDPLLNPNIRVGKN, encoded by the exons ATGGGTCTCTGCAAGTGTCCGAAGAGAAAGGTGACCAATTTATTCTGCTTCGAGCATCGCGTGAACGTGTGCGAGCATTGTCTCGTCTCCAACCACAACAAG TGTATCGTGCAGTCATATCTGCAATGGCTTCAGGACAGCGACTACAACCCCAACTGTGCTCTCTGCAATAATTCCCTGACATCACAAGACACTGTCAGGCTGGTCTGCTATG ATGTGTTTCACTGGTCATGTCTTAACGACCTGGCCTCTCGGCTGCCGCTCCATACGGCGCCGGCAGGATACCAGTGTCCCACCTGTCAGGGTCCGGTCTTCCCTCCTTCCAACATGGCCAGCCCAGTTGCTGATGTACTGAAAGAGCAACTGTCATCCGTTAACTGGGCCAGAGCCGGCTTAGGACTGCCGCTG ATTGAGGAACCCATCGGAGTCCTTGAAGAAACCACAGCCAACGATGTGAGCGACTACAGAGACTGGTCAGCGTTCGATG CGCAAGAACAGAGCAACATTTACCCCAGTCACTCCTACAATAGCAGCCTTAGTGCCCCGCCCAGCTCTGCCCCACCTGCCACGCAGGAAAACTTCAGTGGAAACCATAAAAATGGAGACCCGAATATATCCGAGCACTCCGTCGTCAACTTCACCACTGCCACCACCTGCGACACTATTACAATACACACAG CATCGTCACCGAGGAAAATCTACGACACGCGAGACGTCGTCCACAGCTCCGTCACACAGATCGACTTCGACGACGACAAGTACCGGCGGAGACCTGCGCTGAGCTGGTTCGCTCAGATCCTCAA GAACCGCTCGGGTGGGAAGCGGTCGGCTCTGTCCTGGAAGCAGCGGGTCTTCATGCTCCTTTTGGTGGGAGTTTTGGGATTCTTTACTCTGATAATCATCATGGCGAAACTCGGACGTGCCTCGGCCGGCTCGGACCCGAATTTAGATCCTCTCCTCAACCCCAACATCCGCGTGGGGAAGAACTGA
- the LOC115395675 gene encoding A-agglutinin anchorage subunit, with protein sequence MTTITDETITSLVTINTTMKTAKAPVTTTESIKPHIITTDTPVPAVNTEITTAITEEMTITVDIIIIIMHTPTAQLVSMVNATVQFTIIVMGATMDMLTTIVMKTTTAIPTTTMKTTTAIPTTTMKTTMAIPTTTMKTTKVSPTTTTMKTTKVSPTTTMKTTMDVFTSIPTTTPITPMFITIVIRTIIAVLITIQTTISIKSNTLSHNSMETRKIQTIVKKTSTYQIIIMKTTTVQVTIMKTTTVQVTIMQITTVQATMMKAITVQATIMETITVQATIMQTITAQVIIMETITAQVIIMETIRVQATTMKAITVQATIMQTITVQATIMQTITVQATIMQTITVQATIMETTTVKAIIMEATTAQAITMGTTIVQAIIMETTTFQTLTMKTILLQASIMDTTTAKAIIMKTTMENIIVQPAIMVTTIVQIIIIIIMGTTISHSESNDLDHEGLSEHNCHLKGHSAGIPLSHRTRNTSSPSSQDEEQTSFTTAALHKEKANEIGRIMVLQEQNEGLHQSLLKTAVRMECLGEEFISSQKLLEAELQRTRMELSNLTERFKSLHSDCSSTQQTNSLLEKTLNSVSQNMEGERERLHRRISELTEQLSNTKYGNSVEAFNVSSVLHQTDFPFHSDDAAHDSINQVVVPIAPPPAQFMDNHSYEKVKQSGQEQPLGSVPEEEESDWSEMGEDIPRFILTGSNRGQVWTHREEDLEKDQSGGEGNDIKQISSHPLQIPHLQFSVHNECNSCHSGFKNLSEDMNDEGSYRITTSPIHGSTILIRSASLEEIPLAGHHMQKELRGTGAMMNLHHTAVEVIGDLDNEIIHHWRTGGDRDAVIGRSTASGVSETDGGLAGLQSAERILNHFRCHSPSAEGGEQSTAEFHAWKGEIPDEVLKGERTEL encoded by the exons ATGACCACCATCACAGACGAAACCATCACATCTCTCGTCACCATCAACACCACCATGAAGACTGCCAAAGCCCCAGTCACCACCACAGAGAGCATCAAGCCACACATCATCACCACAGACACACCAGTCCCGGCTGTCAACACAGAGATCACCACGGCCATCACAGAAGAGATGACCATCACCGtggacatcatcatcatcatcatgcacACTCCCACAGCCCAACTCGTCAGCATGGTGAACGCCACAGTGCAGTTCACCATTATCGTCATGGGAGCCACCATGGACATGCTCACCACCATCGTCATGAAGACCACCACGGCcatccccaccaccaccatgaaGACCACCACGGCcatccccaccaccaccatgaaGACCACCATGGCcatccccaccaccaccatgaaGACCACCAAGGtcagccccaccaccaccaccatgaaGACCACCAAGGtcagccccaccaccaccatgaaGACCACCATGGACGTTTTCACCAGCATCCCCACCACCACTCCCATCACTCCCATGTTCATCACCATCGTCATACGGACCATCATAGCCGTGCTGATCACCATTCAGACCACCATAAGCATAAAGTCCAACACACTATCACACAACAGCATGGAGACCAGAAAAATCCAGACCATTGTCAAGAAGACCAGCACATACCAGATCATCATTATGAAGACCACCACAGTCCAGGTCACCATCATGAAGACCACCACAGTCCAGGTCACCATCATGCAGATCACCACAGTCCAGGCCACCATGATGAAG GCCATCACAGTCCAGGCCACCATCATGGAGACCATCACAGTCCAGGCCACCATCATGCAGACCATCACAGCCCAGGTCATCATCATGGAGACCATCACAGCCCAGGTCATCATCATGGAGACCATCAGAGTTCAGGCCACCACCATGAAGGCCATCACAGTTCAGGCCACCATCATGCAGACCATCACAGTCCAGGCCACCATCATGCAGACCATCACAGTCCAGGCCACCATCATGCAGACCATCACAGTTCAGGCCACCATCATGGAGACCACCACAGTCAAGGCCAT CATCATGGAGGCCACCACAGCCCAGGCCATCACCATGGGGACCACCATAG TCCAGGCCATCATCATGGAGACCACCACATTTCAGACCCTCACAATGAAAACCATCCTACTCCAGGCCAGCATCATGGACACCACCACAGCCAAGGCCATCATCATGAAGAccaccatggagaacatcataGTCCAGCCCGCCATCATGGTCACCACCATAGTccagatcatcatcatcatcatcatgggcACCACCATA TCACACTCCGAAAGCAATGATCTTGACCATGAAGGCCTCAGTGAACACAACTGTCATTTAAAGGGACATTCCGCAGGGATCCCACTCTCGCACAGGACCAGGAATACGAGCAGCCCCTCCAGTCAGGATGAGGAGCAGACCAGTTTTACCACCGCGGCATTACATAAG GAAAAAGCTAATGAGATCGGGCGAATTAT gGTCCTACAGGAGCAAAATGAGGGTCTTCACCAGAGTCTGCTGAAGACGGCGGTGAGGATGGAGTGCCTCGGAGAGGAATTCATCAGCAgccagaagctgctggaggctgaactTCAGAGGACACGGATGGAGCTCAGCAACCTCACAGAAAGATTTAAAAG CCTACACAGTGACTGTTCTTCCACTCAGCAGACCAATAGCCTTCTGGAGAAAACACTTAACTCAGTG TCGCAGAACATGGAAGGAGAGCGTGAGAGGTTACACCGACGGATTTCTGAGCTGACTGAGCAGCTCTCTAATACGAAGTATGGGAACTCAGTGGAAGCATTCAAT GTTAGCTCAGTGCTACACCAAACCGACTTCCCGTTTCATTCTGACGATGCCGCCCACGATTCCATCAATCAGGTCGTTGTGCCTATTGCCCCCCCTCCGGCTCAGTTCATGGACAACCACAGCTATGAGAAGGTCAAACAATCCGGGCAAGAGCAACCCCTGGGCTCGgttccagaggaggaggagtccgaCTGGTCGGAGATGGGAGAAGATATTCCGCGCTTCATACTGACGGGATCAAACCGAGGGCAAGTGTGGACACACCGGGAGGAAGATCTGGAAAAAGACCAATCAGGAGGAGAGGGGAATGACATCAAACAAATCTCTTCACATCCACTGCAGATTCCCCACCTGCAGTTCTCCGTCCACAACGAGTGTAATTCTTGTCACTCCGGCTTTAAGAATCTGTCCGAAGACATGAATGATGAGGGAAGTTACAGGATCACTACAAGCCCAATTCACGGGTCCACCATCCTGATTCGGTCTGCCAGCCTGGAGGAAATCCCCCTGGCGGGCCACCACATGCAGAAAGAGCTGCGAGGCACGGGGGCCATGATGAACCTCCACCACACCGCCGTGGAAGTGATCGGGGATTTAGACAATGAGATCATCCATCACTGGAGAACAGGCGGTGACAGAGACGCGGTTATCGGCCGGTCGACGGCCAGCGGCGTGTCAGAGACGGACGGCGGCCTGGCCGGCCTGCAGTCGGCTGAGCGGATCCTCAACCACTTCCGGTGTCATTCGCCGTCTGCAGAGGGCGGCGAGCAGAGTACAGCTGAGTTTCATGCCTGGAAAGGAGAGATTCCAGATGAGGTGTTGAAAGGGGAGAGAACAGAGCTGTGA
- the rom1a gene encoding rod outer segment membrane protein 1a, giving the protein MVVMKMKFPFQKRVKLAQGLWLLSWCATVAGATTFTLGCILKTELRRRAEVMDNSDIHIVPNTLMIVGLASLGINYFASKICQDALDAGRFPRWKNFLKPYFAVSCFFTVLMLLAVIMSYAMKGSLESSLKVGLRNGIRFYKDTDTPGRCFQKQNIDRLQMEFQCCGNNDFRDWFEVQWISNRYLDFNSKEVKDRIKSNVDGRYLVDGVPFSCCNPSSPRPCIQYQLTNNSAHYNYDYQTEELNIYLRGCREALVHYYMGLMNTIGAGVLSIFILQGSVLVSLRFLQTAMEAVAGKENTEIETEGYLLEKGVKETLMEYLDPLLKFLLIKNGVEEGTPEGAATTPA; this is encoded by the exons AtggtggtgatgaagatgaagttcCCCTTCCAGAAAAGGGTGAAGCTGGCCCAGggcctgtggctcctctcctGGTGTGCCACAGTGGCCGGGGCCACGACCTTCACCCTGGGCTGCATCCTGAAGACGGAGCTCCGCAGGAGGGCAGAG GTGATGGACAACTCAGACATACATATTGTGCCGAACACCCTCATGATTGTTGGCCTGGCTTCGCTGGGCATCAACTACTTCGCGTCGAAGATCTGCCAGGACGCCCTGGACGCCGGGCGATTCCCTCGCTGGAAGAACTTCCTGAAGCCCTACTTCGCCGTCTCCTGCTTCTTCACCGTGCTCATGCTGCTGGCCGTCATCATGAGCTACGCCATGAAGGGCAGCCTGGAGTCCTCCCTCAAGGTCGGCCTGAGGAACGGCATCCGCTTCTACAAGGACACGGACACCCCGGGCCGCTGCTTCCAGAAGCAGAACATCGACCGCCTGCAGATGGAGTTCCAGTGCTGCGGAAACAATGACTTCAGGGACTGGTTTGAGGTCCAGTGGATCAGCAACCGCTACCTGGATTTCAACTCCAAAGAAGTGAAAGA CCGCATCAAGAGCAACGTGGACGGGCGCTACCTGGTGGATGGGGTCCCCTTCAGCTGCTGTAACCCCAGCTCTCCCAGACCGTGCATCCAGTATCAGCTCACCAACAACTCGGCTCACTACAACTACGACTACCAGACGGAGGAGCTCAACATTTACCTCCGAGGCTGCAGGGAGGCCCTGGTGCACTACTACATGGGCCTGATGAACACCATTGGAGCTGGAGTCCTGTCCATCTTCATCTTACAG GGCTCCGTGTTGGTGAGCTTGCGGTTCCTCCAGACCGCCATGGAGGCGGTGGCagggaaggaaaacacagagatcGAGACTGAGGGCTACCTGCTGGAGAAAGGAGTGAAAGAGACCCTGATGGAGTACCTGGACCCCCTGCTGAAGTTCCTCCTGATCAAAAACGGTGTGGAGGAGGGCACTCCCGAAGGAGCAGCCACCACGCCCGCATAA
- the frmd8 gene encoding FERM domain-containing protein 8, which yields MEGDDCSFPPDSSDDHSQRGSVASSATLSRPQDVLVYLFGDSAVHLSVEGLGSVTVQELGRSVREALHIPDSAQDAFAFWLSSPLLELQLKARHQPYKLCRQWQDLLYRFTEASEEDISQDEPCLQYRRNVFYPKSKELQIDDEGVLRLLYEEARSNILTSRYPCDPEHWNGLGALTVALEEGTALDSQQFTASIREKKLSSYLPAHVVMGSGGLFSTLRGKSSRHAGLEQNLLDEYRKISTSAGSSPPEPTQLLHQYLSTCHALPYYGCGFFFGEIDKPAQGILQRGKRKAVNVGICLEGVYVMDAKEKHVLLGLRFSELSWDHSYPEEEGDSHILWLEFDGEEDGTPVNKLLKIYSKQAELMSGFIEFCVELKTASEGGAAAETDGEAGQSRQPAEQEGSKKNGRGGRRGMLQRQGSVVCSRVHSLNTISYVDNGKEIKRLKPKRAASFFTRQATVPAYSAVQVTESLEQG from the exons ATGGAAGGAGACGATTgcagttttcctccagactcATCGGACGACCACTCACAAAGAGGAAGCGTTGCTTCCTCTGCAACACTTTCCCGCC CTCAGGACGTGCTTGTGTACTTGTTTGGAGACAGCGCGGTTCACTTATCGGTGGAGGGGCTGGGCAGCGTCACGGTGCAGGAGTTGGGCCGCAGCGTTCGAGAGGCTCTTCATATTCCTGACTCTGCTCAGGATGCGTTTGCCTTCTGGCTCTCTTCCCCACTGCTCG agctgcagctgaaagcgAGGCATCAGCCGTACAAGTTGTGCCGGCAGTGGCAGGACCTGCTGTATCGCTTCACTGAGGCTTCAGAGGAAGACATTTCACAAG ACGAACCGTGTCTCCAGTACAGACGCAACGTCTTTTATCCCAAGTCCAAAGAGCTGCAG ATTGACGATGAGGGAGTGTTGCGGCTTCTTTACGAGGAGGCCCGGAGTAACATCCTGACCAGCCGGTACCCCTGTGACCCCGAGCACTGGAACGGCCTCGGAGCCCTGACCGTCGCTCTGGAAGAGGGAACTGCTCTGGACAGCCAACAGTTCACCGCCTCCATAAG GGAAAAGAAGCTGTCCTCCTATCTGCCGGCTCACGTGGTCATGGGCAGCGGAGGGCTGTTCTCCACGCTGCGAGGGAAGTCGAGCAGGCACGCCGGGCTGGAGCAGAACCTCCTGGACGAGTACAGAAAGATCAGCACGTCTGCTGGGAGCTCTCCTCCCGAGCCCACACAGCTGCTACACCAGTACCTCAGCACATGTCACGCTCTGCCTTACTACGG GTGCGGTTTCTTCTTTGGAGAGATTGACAAGCCGGCTCAGGGGATCCTGCAGCGAGGGAAACGCAAAGCCGTGAACGTGGGGATCTGCCTCGAGGGAGTGTATGTGATGGATGCGAAAGAGAAG CATGTGCTGCTGGGCCTGCGTTTCAGCGAGCTCTCCTGGGACCACAGCTACCCCGAGGAGGAGGGCGACTCGCACATCCTGTGGCTGGAGTTCGACGGAGAGGAAGACGGCACTCCCGTCAACAAGTTGCTGAAAATCTACTCAAAGCAG GCCGAGCTGATGAGCGGCTTCATCGAGTTCTGCGTGGAGCTGAAGACCGCGTCTGAAGGAGGAGCCGCCGCCGAGACGGACGGCGAGGCCGGCCAGTCCCGGCAGCCCGCCGAGCAAGAGGGCAGCAAGAAGAACGGGCGGGGAGGGCGGCGCGGCATGCTGCAAAGACAAGGGAGCGTGGTGTGCAGCCGGGTCCACTCGCTGAACACCATCAGCTACGTGGACAACG GAAAAGAGATCAAACGCTTGAAGCCGAAAAGAGCTGCGTCTTTCTTCACACGGCAGGCGACCGTACCCGCCTACTCTGCTGTGCAAGTGACAGAAAGTCTGGAGCAGGGTTAA